From the Carnobacterium maltaromaticum DSM 20342 genome, the window CGACCTTTTGAAACATTTGGTAGACCGTATTGACTTCTACATGACCACCTTTGGTGCTCGGAAACAAATAATTCTCTGGTTCTGAGTCTTTTGTATAGTCTTGGATCAAGTCCTGCAGACTACTCAAATACAAAATACGGGTTTTGCCTGTTTTTTTCTCGACGATTCGGGGATTTTTGGAGGAAATCAGATCTTGTTTCTTCAATTTTACGATATCCGACATGCGTAAACCGCTATTAATTGCCAATCAAAAACAGAAAAACATCCCGATCCGCGTTTTTATTGCGCCTTAAACAGAATAAAAAGTCGTTTATTTCTTGTTGAGTCCGTAATGGTTGGACGTTGTAACTCATTTAAAAGCCCTCTCCTCTCACAAAAGTGATACATGATTTTGTTTAGTATACCACACAATCATGTGTTGGACACCGGTATAAAAAAAGAACCCTATAGGTATAGGATTCTCGATACACGATTTTATCCAATTTCATGTGTTACAACTTAATAGGAATTTAAATTTTATTATTAGATTTTTTAAACTCAAAAAAGCGGAAAATCCCAGATTTAAAAATCTGAGTTTCCGCTTTTGTCATTTCAAGGATGGACTATTGTCTCAGCCTCTTCTAATTTATTCTTAAGATATTTTTACTTTCTCTGCAGGTGCTGATACTTCTTTTTGTTCTTTTCGACCTTTCAACTTATACTTCATTAATCTCATGGCATTGAAAATTACCACCAAGATACTACCTTCATGAACCAACATTCCGATAGACATATTCATCCATTCGCTGAAGAAGACGCTGGTCAACAAGACCAACACTACTCCAATTGAAATCGCGATATTTTGTTTCATATTATTTGCGGTGGCTTTTACTATTCCTAATGCGTGAGGCAAGTTGCTGAAGTTCGAGTTCATTAAAACGACATCGGATGTTTCAATCGCTACGTCCGTTCCGCTTCCCATTGCGATGCCAATGTCTGCTAAAGCTAAGGACGGACTATCGTTAACGCCATCTCCAACAAAGGCTACAATTTGACCACGTTGTTGAAGTTTTCCGATATAAGCCGATTTGTCTTCCGGCAACATGTGGCCGTGAGCTTCGGTCAAACCAAGTTCGCCGGCGACCACATCAACGGTTCCTTGGTTATCTCCTGAAAGAACGACTAGATTTTTCACGCCCAAGTCTTTTAATTCCTGCAAATTAGCTTTCACACCCGGACGGACTTGATCGCGAATGCCCATCAGTACTTTTAATTCACCGTCGACCGCTGTCAAAACGAGAGAGTTCCCTTGTTGTTCAAACCGTTTGACATCTTTTTGCACTTTTTTGCTGAGAGTGACATTTTCTTTTTCCATCAAGGCCACATTCCCAACAGCCACTCTATGTCCAGCTACACTTGAAACGATTCCGCCGCCTTTCACGACTTCAGTTCCTTCAACAGGATAAAAATTTGTTTCTCCAATTTGATTTAAGACCGCTTTTGCTAATGGATGATCTGATTCCCGTTCCACACTGGCCAGATAGCCAAGCGTTTCAGCAGAATCTTTTTCATACAGTTCAGTCGCTGCAACGGTTGGGTTTCCGACAGTTAAAGTACCTGTCTTATCAAATACAATTGTATCCACATTGCTGAAGTCTTGAATGACTTCACTCCCTTTTAAAAGAACACCGTTACGAGCACCATTCCCAATACCGGCAACGTTTGAGACAGGCACTCCGATAACTAATGCGCCTGGGCAACCTAGAACCAAGATGGTGATTGCTAACTCAATATTTTGACTGAACGCCCATACAACAATTGCCAGAACCAAGACAGCTGGTGTGTAGTATTTAGAAAAGCGATCAATGAACCGTTCCGCTTCGGATTTAGAATCTTGTGCTTCTTCCACGAGTTCAATAATTTTTCCAAATGTGGTGTCCTCACCAACTCGGTCAGCTCTGATTTGAATCGTTCCGTTTTCTAAAATGGTTCCTGCAAAAACTTCTGCATCAGCTAGCTTGTTGACCGGAACAGCTTCACCTGTAATGCTAGCTTCATTGATATGCCCTTCACCCGTAAGGACTGTACCATCTACTGGAACTTTCGCACCCGTTTTAACGAGCAAGATATCCCCTTCATCTACATCATCCACTTCTACTTCTTCAAATTCGCCATTATCCATTTGTTTCAAGGCGCTTTCGGGTGCCATTTCAGTCAATTCTTTGATAGCAGATCGCGTTTGGTTCAATGTTCGTTGTTCCAAGTAGTGTCCGAATAAGAATAAGAACGTGACAATAGCCGATTCTTCATAATTTTGAATAAAAAGCGCACCAATCGCTGCAATACTGACTAAGACATCAATACTGATGACTTTGACTTTCATTGCTTGAAACGCTTGAATGGCAATTGGCGTAATCCCAAAGACAGAGGCGATGATCAAAGACCACTCTGAAAGTCCTACGTTTTCTAAAACAAAGTGACTGAAGAAACCGAGTACGATTAACAATCCACTGATGACGGTGATAACATTTTTCTTGCTTAATATATATTGTTGCATGCTTTTTCCCTCCAAATTTAATTTCTCTTTTATTGATAAACACAGTATAAGATAATTGCCTAACTAATTAATTGACTGACATCAAGTTTAGAAAGTTCTCTTTTATCGTTTCTAAGCACCTCGAATCGGATTGCAACAAAAAAAGCAATCCTGGAAAAATAGCTTTTCTTCCAGAATTGCCTAGTTCATTTAATCTGTTAAGCGGCCTTGACTTTTGCTTTAAGGACCGGATAGCCTACGTTTTCGATAGCTTTTTGAATCTCTTCAATCGAAGTGACAGCTGAATCAAAATTGGTTTTGACTTTGCTGGAGTTGAATAATACTTTAATGCTGTCTTTATCAATACCGTTAACTGATTTCACGGCACCTTCAATTTTTTGCATACAACTTGGACAAGACAACGTTTCTAATTGCAATATAGCTTTTTCCATAATTCCTATCTCCTTTATGTGTTTTTATTTTATCGGCAGCAGATTAATGAACACTGCCTTTTCCTTTTTACAACTGTAGTATAGCTCACTTTTAGCAAACGAAAATTGACACATATCAAGTTTTGCACTTCTTTTTATCTTTTTGCTCAATTCACCATCTTAATAGTCTTTTTCTGCCCCTTATTGCCATCAGAATAATAAGAAATTGGTGGATAATCTTTTCTGCGTATAAACCATACTACAATCGCGCCAATAAACAGGGCCAGAGACAAGGCTTGCGAAACGCGGATCCACTCGCCAATCCATAAACTGTCCGTTCGCATACCTTCAATGAAGAACCGACCCACTGAGTACCACAAAACGTAACTCAAAGCGACTTCTCCTTGACGCAAAAGCTGTTTTCGGTTCCGTATAGTGACGATGAGGACAAAGCCCAACAAACTCCACAATGACTCGTATAAAAAAGTCGGATGGTAGTAGGTACCATTGATATTCATTTGTTCAATGATAAATTCAGGTAAATAAAGATTTTCCAAGAATTGACGAGTAACCGGTCCACCATGAGCTTCCTGATTCATAAAATTGCCCCAACGACCAATGGACTGGGCTAACAATACATTGGGCGCTAAAATATCAAGAACGAGTGCCAAAGAAGTACCTTTTTTCTTTGCTTCCTTGGTGCTCAACTGGAGAGCCGCTAATATGCCCGCTGCAATAATGACTCCATACCAATGAATCACAACAGAACCAATCTCCACCACATGGGGATTCAAAACGCCTAATACGAATCCCATTCTATTTGCTCCATTTCTTCAATTTTTCGCGTCATTCTAGTCATGGTGATGCTGAACAAGATTCCGGCTAAGCTCCATGGAAACCAAACAGTGAATACACTTTTATCTCCCTGGTCACTCGCTTCGTAATACGCCACTTTTCCGTGTCCGATTACACCGGCTCCTTTTACAACTTCCTCTTCTTTTTCCATAGCTAACCTATCTGCCTCAACAACGTTAGACGTTTTTGCTTCGCCGCCAATCGTGTTCTTGGTGAAAGGGACGACAAAGAATGCACCCGCTGCTGACAACGTGATGGCAACTATCACCCAAAAACAATGCACATTCACCCCTACTTATTTTTACGTTTTGTTCGACAACCCTATCTTAAAGAAAAATAAAACAAAAAAACTTGAGGGTTATCATGTTTGTGCTTTTATTTTTCCAATGAATGAAGGTCGTTCTGTCTTAAAAAAGCCAAAAACGGACAGATGGAAGCAAAAGCACTGAGTTCTGTCCCGTTGTTAATGAAGAGCGACAGAACACCAACGTGTAGAAAAAAGTGTGTCCGATTATTCGCTGTAAAGCAATAAATCATCTAAATCCTGAATCTTGATCCTTTTCCCAGACAGCTGTTGAATCAATCCCTCGTCCTCCAATTCTCCAAATTTGCGACTGATGGTCTCAGGTGTCGTTCCTAAATAGGAAGCAATGTCCTTTTTTGCCATCGACAGGGTGATGGTGGGAGAGTTGCCCATTTCAGGTTCCACATTTTCTGCCAAAAACAAAACTAAACGGGTAATGACACTCTCCACGGCTACTTGTGTCGTTTGACGTTCTGAACTTTCTAACCGTTTAGACATTTCCGCCAATAGTTTTAAAGAAATAGCTGGGTATTGTTCCAGAAAATCTTGGACATCTTTTTGCTGAATCATACAGACAACGGTATCTCGGGTTGCTTCGGCATATTCCTCGTGTACTGCATCCGGGTTGAACAAGGTCCATTCTCCGGTGAAATCACCAGGGTTCAAGATCCGCACTAGCTGCTCTTTGCCAGAGTCTGCCAATCGATAAATACGGATTTTCCCACGATTGATAATATATAAAGTATCCTCTTTTTCTTGTGAACGAAACAGAAACTCTCCTTTTTGATACTGTTTCGTGTGGGCTTTTTCAGCAATGTAATTCATCGCGCTATCCTCTAAGTGATTGAATATTGGAACCAAGCGGATACAGGCTGCGTGGTCGCCAATTTCATGATGGGTATGTTTAGTCAATTCATTCTCCCCCTTTATTTATTTTGTTTATATTCGCTGCTTTTATTATATAAGTCTCTTACTACAAAAAAATTGATGCACATCAAGAAAATGGAAAAAGGACTGGAAAGAATTCCAATCCCTAAATCAGCTTCTACTTTTACCTTAATCTTCATCCTCATCAAGAGCGTCATCATCTTCTAATGCTTCTTTACCAATGAACGCTTGCAGCATCCAAATGTTCTTGTCTAAGTCATTTTTAAAAGCAATCAATGTATCTTCTAAAGCATCGTCACCCTCGTCTTGAGCTAAACGAATCGCGCGAATAGTTAGGTCACGAGTGCTTCTGAAGTCCTCGATAATATTTTCAACCATGTCTTCTGCTTTAGCGTATTTATTAACTGCATCTTCCGAAAGCATCGAATATTTTTCAAATTCAACCGTTGTCGAAGCAGGTTTATGCCCAGAAGTAATTAGACGCTCCGCAAGTTTGTCGAACCATTTTTCATTTTCGTTATACAACTCTTCAAATTTTTCATGCAACGTAAAGAAATTGGCTCCTTTTACATACCAGTGATATTGGTGCAGTTTCACATGTAATGTATGCATGTTGCCTAAAAGATGATCCGCAATGGCCGCTGCATTAATTTTCGTATGATGAACATGTTCCTTGTGTTCTTGTTCTTCTTGCAATCTTTCTTG encodes:
- a CDS encoding heavy metal translocating P-type ATPase, whose protein sequence is MQQYILSKKNVITVISGLLIVLGFFSHFVLENVGLSEWSLIIASVFGITPIAIQAFQAMKVKVISIDVLVSIAAIGALFIQNYEESAIVTFLFLFGHYLEQRTLNQTRSAIKELTEMAPESALKQMDNGEFEEVEVDDVDEGDILLVKTGAKVPVDGTVLTGEGHINEASITGEAVPVNKLADAEVFAGTILENGTIQIRADRVGEDTTFGKIIELVEEAQDSKSEAERFIDRFSKYYTPAVLVLAIVVWAFSQNIELAITILVLGCPGALVIGVPVSNVAGIGNGARNGVLLKGSEVIQDFSNVDTIVFDKTGTLTVGNPTVAATELYEKDSAETLGYLASVERESDHPLAKAVLNQIGETNFYPVEGTEVVKGGGIVSSVAGHRVAVGNVALMEKENVTLSKKVQKDVKRFEQQGNSLVLTAVDGELKVLMGIRDQVRPGVKANLQELKDLGVKNLVVLSGDNQGTVDVVAGELGLTEAHGHMLPEDKSAYIGKLQQRGQIVAFVGDGVNDSPSLALADIGIAMGSGTDVAIETSDVVLMNSNFSNLPHALGIVKATANNMKQNIAISIGVVLVLLTSVFFSEWMNMSIGMLVHEGSILVVIFNAMRLMKYKLKGRKEQKEVSAPAEKVKIS
- a CDS encoding heavy-metal-associated domain-containing protein, translating into MEKAILQLETLSCPSCMQKIEGAVKSVNGIDKDSIKVLFNSSKVKTNFDSAVTSIEEIQKAIENVGYPVLKAKVKAA
- the lgt gene encoding prolipoprotein diacylglyceryl transferase, translating into MGFVLGVLNPHVVEIGSVVIHWYGVIIAAGILAALQLSTKEAKKKGTSLALVLDILAPNVLLAQSIGRWGNFMNQEAHGGPVTRQFLENLYLPEFIIEQMNINGTYYHPTFLYESLWSLLGFVLIVTIRNRKQLLRQGEVALSYVLWYSVGRFFIEGMRTDSLWIGEWIRVSQALSLALFIGAIVVWFIRRKDYPPISYYSDGNKGQKKTIKMVN
- a CDS encoding Crp/Fnr family transcriptional regulator; its protein translation is MTKHTHHEIGDHAACIRLVPIFNHLEDSAMNYIAEKAHTKQYQKGEFLFRSQEKEDTLYIINRGKIRIYRLADSGKEQLVRILNPGDFTGEWTLFNPDAVHEEYAEATRDTVVCMIQQKDVQDFLEQYPAISLKLLAEMSKRLESSERQTTQVAVESVITRLVLFLAENVEPEMGNSPTITLSMAKKDIASYLGTTPETISRKFGELEDEGLIQQLSGKRIKIQDLDDLLLYSE
- a CDS encoding Dps family protein, whose protein sequence is MTENKATQERTPQERLQEEQEHKEHVHHTKINAAAIADHLLGNMHTLHVKLHQYHWYVKGANFFTLHEKFEELYNENEKWFDKLAERLITSGHKPASTTVEFEKYSMLSEDAVNKYAKAEDMVENIIEDFRSTRDLTIRAIRLAQDEGDDALEDTLIAFKNDLDKNIWMLQAFIGKEALEDDDALDEDED